A stretch of Paucidesulfovibrio gracilis DSM 16080 DNA encodes these proteins:
- the fliD gene encoding flagellar filament capping protein FliD, giving the protein MSDYTSGQINFAGLGNGTDFNQLIDGMIKIERNRVVRLESWKSEWEAKVEAFNELNTRMLSLKSTMEGMNTVNEFLTKSVTSTYSDVVSATADSSAEVASHTVRINQLAQNAILTNQNGYLATDAEVTASGAGATFEYSYQGVSHSLNVPGGTTLQGLQNLINNDPDNPGVKASLISDGSEVYLQFRGMDLGEDATLEIGAGTTLSGFTAADFDVTQSNQNAELRVNGWPTSDWISVPSNTVTGIVDGLTLNLKGSSLGTDISLTVNTDKEAVKENVRTFVDQINEVRKYILEITNFDTVEEEGSLLTGNYGVEMISQNLKNIASEKGLGFFYYDDSGAAPQGDVFSSLSQVGILTDADENSPTAGLLQVDEERLDEALAEDTDAVAKLFSADHEGGVYNTNDLAYYSHIDSITQAGSYKVKYTVDGSGEITEAWINGFKASIDNVNHRITSPSNKVAVGDTLVEQNPSAGLVLDVLNRAPGTYPPSGTSDEDYPLGVLKQGKTGQFINELKELTNENTGPLHILEENYEDIMDMIDDKIAYEEKRITKMERTLKEKFARLDALLGQYEGQSAQLTSQISQMSQG; this is encoded by the coding sequence ATGAGTGATTACACGTCAGGACAAATAAATTTCGCCGGGCTCGGCAACGGCACCGACTTCAACCAGCTCATCGACGGAATGATCAAGATCGAGCGCAACCGTGTGGTGCGTCTTGAATCCTGGAAATCCGAATGGGAAGCCAAGGTCGAGGCCTTTAATGAGCTGAACACCCGCATGCTCTCCCTCAAGTCCACAATGGAAGGCATGAACACGGTCAATGAATTTCTGACCAAGTCCGTAACCAGTACGTATTCTGACGTGGTTTCCGCCACGGCGGACAGCTCCGCGGAAGTAGCCTCCCACACGGTGCGCATCAACCAACTGGCGCAAAACGCCATCCTGACGAACCAAAACGGTTATCTTGCCACGGATGCGGAAGTCACGGCATCCGGCGCCGGTGCCACGTTTGAATACTCCTACCAGGGTGTGAGCCATTCCCTGAACGTGCCAGGCGGCACCACCCTGCAAGGACTGCAAAACCTGATCAACAACGATCCGGACAACCCCGGTGTGAAGGCCAGCCTCATATCCGACGGCTCCGAGGTCTACCTGCAATTTCGCGGCATGGATCTGGGCGAGGACGCCACCCTGGAAATCGGAGCCGGAACCACGCTTTCGGGCTTCACCGCTGCAGATTTCGACGTAACCCAATCCAACCAGAATGCCGAATTACGAGTTAACGGCTGGCCCACCTCGGACTGGATATCCGTACCGTCCAACACCGTCACCGGCATTGTGGACGGCCTGACGCTCAATCTGAAGGGTTCATCCCTGGGAACGGACATCTCCCTGACCGTGAATACGGACAAGGAAGCCGTAAAGGAAAATGTGCGCACCTTCGTGGATCAGATCAACGAAGTTCGCAAGTACATCCTGGAAATCACCAACTTCGACACCGTGGAAGAGGAAGGCTCCCTGCTCACCGGTAACTACGGCGTGGAAATGATTTCCCAAAACCTGAAAAATATCGCTTCGGAAAAGGGCTTGGGATTCTTCTATTATGATGACAGCGGGGCCGCGCCCCAGGGAGATGTCTTCTCTTCGCTTTCCCAGGTGGGCATCCTCACGGACGCGGATGAAAACTCCCCCACGGCCGGACTGCTCCAAGTGGACGAAGAGCGCCTGGACGAAGCCCTGGCCGAAGACACCGACGCCGTGGCCAAACTCTTCAGCGCGGACCATGAAGGCGGCGTCTACAACACCAACGACCTGGCCTATTACTCTCACATCGACAGCATTACCCAGGCAGGCTCCTATAAGGTCAAATACACGGTGGACGGCTCCGGCGAAATCACCGAAGCCTGGATCAACGGATTCAAGGCCAGCATCGACAACGTCAACCACCGGATCACTTCGCCGTCCAACAAGGTGGCCGTGGGCGATACCCTGGTGGAACAAAACCCCTCCGCCGGTCTTGTGCTCGATGTGCTGAACAGGGCGCCCGGCACCTATCCGCCGAGCGGCACCAGCGATGAGGATTATCCTCTCGGCGTGCTCAAACAGGGGAAGACCGGCCAGTTTATCAATGAATTGAAAGAGTTGACCAACGAAAACACCGGTCCGCTTCATATCCTTGAAGAAAACTACGAAGACATCATGGATATGATCGACGATAAAATCGCCTATGAGGAAAAACGCATCACCAAGATGGAGCGGACCCTCAAAGAAAAATTTGCCAGGCTCGACGCGCTGCTCGGACAATACGAAGGACAGTCCGCGCAGCTCACGAGCCAGATCAGCCAAATGTCTCAAGGCTAA
- a CDS encoding flagellin N-terminal helical domain-containing protein yields the protein MSLVVNHNLMAMNAARNLSQSYGALSKSTARLSSGLRITTAADDAAGLAIRELMRADISALQQGVRNANDAISLIQTADGALGVIDEKLIRMKELAEQAATGTYTSDQRLIIDSEYQAMASEITRIANSTDFNGIYLLNGNLSGDNSAHDGTGLVATGPLKVHFGTENDSAEDYYYISIGTSTSSALGVGLSATTSSGRAISTQALAQESLVALKNAITSKDKIRANLGALQNRLENTITTLNTQAENLQAAESRISDVDVASEMTEFVRSQILTQSAVAMLSQANSLPRMALQLIGG from the coding sequence ATGTCCCTCGTCGTTAACCACAACTTGATGGCCATGAATGCGGCGCGCAACCTGAGTCAGTCTTATGGCGCACTCAGCAAGTCCACGGCGCGCCTGTCCTCGGGTCTGCGCATCACCACCGCCGCGGATGACGCCGCGGGTCTCGCCATTCGCGAGTTGATGCGCGCCGACATTAGCGCCCTGCAGCAGGGCGTTCGTAACGCCAACGATGCTATTTCCCTGATCCAGACGGCGGACGGCGCCCTCGGCGTCATCGACGAAAAGCTCATCCGCATGAAGGAACTGGCCGAACAGGCGGCCACCGGTACGTACACCTCGGACCAGCGTCTGATCATCGACTCCGAATATCAGGCCATGGCCTCGGAAATCACCCGTATCGCCAACTCCACGGACTTCAACGGCATTTACCTGCTCAACGGCAACCTCTCCGGTGACAACAGCGCCCACGACGGAACCGGGCTTGTGGCCACCGGCCCGCTGAAGGTCCACTTCGGCACCGAGAACGACAGCGCCGAGGACTACTACTACATCTCCATCGGCACTTCCACGTCCTCTGCTCTGGGTGTCGGCTTGTCCGCCACCACGTCCAGCGGCCGTGCCATCTCCACCCAGGCTCTGGCCCAGGAATCCCTGGTGGCGCTGAAGAACGCCATCACCTCCAAGGATAAGATCCGCGCCAACCTCGGTGCCTTGCAGAACCGCCTGGAGAACACCATCACCACGCTGAATACCCAGGCCGAGAACCTGCAGGCCGCTGAATCCCGCATCTCCGATGTGGACGTGGCCAGCGAAATGACCGAATTCGTCCGGTCGCAGATTCTGACCCAGTCCGCCGTGGCCATGCTGTCCCAGGCCAACTCGCTGCCGCGTATGGCCCTGCAGCTCATCGGCGGTTAA
- a CDS encoding HDOD domain-containing protein: MPQPRRESLFPPHGSCPSGREAAATSERLDVLFREMDRMICEEPDTSNSFSVLREREIASRAFALWERAMCRNDAAHPLMRAVRRPALGQAVRDLLGTWPEPSAGSCAETAPLVRLLDALEETPLSEEFCRVEKAMQGRMSNANRVAEAVRSDPVLAALLLRLVNSPFYGVGRRVDSLQRAVAFAGFDELSALALVVAVVRAFGGSSGFWRRSVLCGVLSKALARRAGLSGQWFFAAGLLHDVGGLLARMVVPGTYGAFVRSLADGATPWERLEKKYLGITTPELGVRLLSRKGMPESVAELVGRRRGTGSSEDPGTAALHVAEVLAASMTVGRSSGDVVIPELHVACWEMLGLGVRDVETLLPEALAQAVRIAGGMPGLPGKK, from the coding sequence ATGCCGCAGCCCCGCCGAGAGTCGTTGTTTCCTCCGCATGGTTCCTGCCCGAGCGGGCGGGAGGCCGCCGCCACTTCGGAACGTCTGGATGTTTTGTTCCGCGAAATGGATCGGATGATCTGTGAAGAACCGGATACGTCGAATTCCTTTTCTGTATTGCGGGAACGGGAAATCGCGTCACGGGCGTTTGCCCTTTGGGAACGGGCTATGTGTCGCAACGATGCCGCCCACCCCCTGATGCGGGCTGTACGGCGTCCGGCGTTGGGGCAGGCTGTTCGAGACCTGCTGGGAACATGGCCGGAACCGTCAGCCGGGAGTTGTGCCGAAACCGCTCCGCTGGTCCGACTGCTTGACGCCCTGGAAGAAACTCCGCTGTCGGAGGAATTTTGTCGGGTGGAAAAGGCCATGCAAGGCAGGATGAGTAACGCAAATCGGGTGGCCGAGGCCGTTCGCAGCGATCCTGTGTTGGCGGCCTTGTTGCTCCGTCTGGTCAACAGCCCGTTTTACGGCGTGGGACGGCGTGTGGACTCCCTGCAACGGGCCGTGGCCTTTGCCGGGTTTGATGAATTGTCGGCTCTGGCGTTGGTTGTTGCCGTGGTGCGTGCCTTTGGTGGATCGTCCGGTTTTTGGCGACGTTCTGTTTTGTGCGGTGTACTTTCCAAGGCGTTGGCACGCCGGGCCGGATTGAGCGGACAATGGTTTTTTGCCGCTGGGCTGTTGCATGATGTGGGTGGTTTGCTGGCCCGTATGGTGGTTCCCGGCACCTACGGCGCGTTCGTGCGCTCCCTGGCCGATGGCGCAACGCCCTGGGAACGGCTGGAGAAAAAGTATCTCGGTATCACGACTCCGGAACTCGGTGTCAGGCTTTTGTCCCGGAAGGGTATGCCCGAGTCCGTGGCCGAACTGGTGGGGCGTCGGCGAGGGACCGGCTCTTCAGAGGATCCGGGTACAGCGGCACTGCATGTGGCCGAGGTCTTGGCCGCTTCCATGACCGTGGGACGAAGCAGCGGGGATGTGGTCATACCGGAGTTGCATGTAGCTTGCTGGGAGATGCTGGGGCTCGGCGTTCGCGACGTGGAAACGCTGCTGCCCGAAGCGTTGGCCCAGGCCGTGCGGATTGCCGGGGGCATGCCCGGTTTGCCTGGGAAAAAATAA
- a CDS encoding AsmA family protein, with amino-acid sequence MKKLLLIGAAAVVLVVGILVYVLLNVDSIVEMGVNEFGPKVTQTEVHLDNADIGLFSGSGALNGLRVGNPVNRGFKPRDLLAVGTISVQLDRDSLLSDTIIIHEIVIDAPAIVYETQGKMDNFEALLKNIQESTGGSKAEASGESEPAGEQPAESKPSKKLIIENVYVRNGQVTADITGLPGEGLSLDLPEIHIADIGKESGGTTPAKAAAKLVDGLYDGLQQAFKDSGDIVMQGGEWLMDQAGGATQGAQEEVEGAVDELKGLF; translated from the coding sequence TTGAAAAAATTACTTCTCATCGGCGCGGCCGCCGTAGTGCTCGTGGTGGGCATTCTGGTCTACGTACTGCTGAACGTGGACTCCATCGTGGAAATGGGCGTGAATGAATTCGGCCCGAAAGTCACCCAGACCGAAGTGCATCTGGACAACGCGGACATCGGACTGTTCTCAGGCTCGGGCGCACTCAACGGCTTGCGCGTGGGCAACCCCGTGAACCGGGGATTCAAGCCTCGCGACCTCCTGGCCGTGGGTACCATCAGCGTGCAGCTGGACCGCGACTCGCTGCTCTCGGACACCATCATTATTCACGAAATCGTCATTGATGCCCCGGCCATCGTGTACGAGACCCAGGGCAAAATGGATAACTTCGAAGCACTGCTCAAAAATATCCAGGAATCCACGGGCGGCAGCAAGGCCGAGGCTAGCGGCGAAAGCGAACCCGCCGGGGAGCAACCCGCGGAAAGCAAGCCATCCAAAAAATTGATCATTGAAAACGTATACGTCCGCAACGGACAGGTCACCGCCGACATCACCGGTCTTCCCGGCGAAGGACTGAGCCTTGATCTGCCGGAAATCCATATCGCGGACATCGGCAAGGAAAGCGGCGGCACCACCCCGGCAAAGGCCGCAGCCAAACTCGTGGACGGCCTGTACGACGGTCTGCAGCAGGCCTTCAAGGATTCCGGCGATATCGTCATGCAGGGTGGGGAATGGCTCATGGACCAGGCCGGCGGGGCCACCCAGGGCGCCCAGGAAGAAGTGGAAGGCGCGGTGGATGAACTGAAAGGCCTGTTCTAG
- a CDS encoding YceI family protein: MAVITVRELRAILDRGDRPLLVDVLFEERFARQHVSGAVSACVYNVTFLDQMAELVEDRDKPVVVYGVDDEDHSAMVAEEKLLQAGWISVFRLGGGIRAWIREGGSVEGEAPASDLDEEAVFQAPSGVVTVLPAESTIGWEGRNTSGSHRGSLDVESGSFRFSSDQASGEVVLDMRSIRNHDVEEESLRSVLVAHLLSEDFFHTDAFPRARLAIETMRPLHREPRQPNHAVQGTLELRGVRAPFECEATLENLEAGRMTLEAHFDLDRTLWGVNYGSAKLFRYLGYHLVFDPISVNVRLVLEA, encoded by the coding sequence ATGGCGGTTATTACCGTGCGGGAGCTTCGCGCCATTCTGGATCGTGGCGATCGTCCCCTGCTGGTGGATGTGTTGTTTGAGGAGCGATTTGCCAGGCAGCACGTCAGCGGAGCGGTATCGGCCTGCGTCTACAACGTGACGTTTTTGGACCAGATGGCGGAACTTGTGGAAGACCGGGATAAGCCGGTGGTTGTTTACGGCGTGGATGACGAGGATCATTCGGCCATGGTGGCGGAAGAAAAGCTTCTTCAGGCGGGATGGATTTCGGTCTTCCGGCTGGGCGGCGGTATCCGTGCCTGGATTCGGGAGGGAGGATCCGTGGAGGGGGAAGCCCCGGCCTCGGATCTGGACGAGGAGGCTGTTTTTCAAGCCCCGTCGGGCGTGGTTACGGTGCTTCCCGCGGAAAGTACCATTGGTTGGGAGGGGCGCAACACTTCCGGTTCGCATCGGGGCAGTCTGGACGTGGAGTCCGGTTCGTTTCGTTTTTCGTCGGACCAGGCATCGGGAGAAGTTGTTCTGGATATGCGCAGCATCCGCAATCATGACGTGGAAGAGGAGTCGTTGCGCAGTGTGCTGGTGGCCCATTTGCTGTCCGAGGACTTTTTTCATACCGACGCGTTTCCCCGGGCGCGGCTGGCGATTGAAACCATGCGTCCACTGCACCGGGAACCGAGGCAGCCGAATCACGCGGTACAGGGAACATTGGAGCTGCGCGGCGTTCGCGCCCCGTTCGAGTGCGAGGCGACGCTGGAAAATCTGGAGGCGGGCCGCATGACGCTGGAAGCGCATTTTGATCTGGACCGCACGCTTTGGGGCGTCAACTACGGGTCTGCCAAGCTCTTTCGTTATCTTGGCTATCATCTGGTGTTCGATCCGATCAGCGTGAACGTACGTCTGGTCTTGGAAGCCTGA
- a CDS encoding zinc dependent phospholipase C family protein, whose product MPKEYVHFQIALQSAHLPQNGRLGADARNHVPYLLLGAVFHDVLFYLERPWAGEPKPILRLPHRLHGGGGHDPYDLLRIQAAHATETRAPQARALLAGMASHIGADTAMHPLIHYLCGNYYAEPLAVERHRFLESCLDLSMAGSRTELGRYALAGLLRQTDPLTHCATKGLADLIRCREADVCNALQRAWTIFRRMNSFSLSRAGSLAAQLRPRLPRKLQVLRDILALAIPPRSMVLQETATLSGPLRYAHPVTGTPETVTFHALQAQARQNTLHLWHQLEPLAFGEAAPDSLVGPGPGLDSGLPGLDMQHAVHFAQPRFPAV is encoded by the coding sequence ATGCCCAAGGAATACGTACATTTTCAAATCGCCCTGCAATCGGCCCATCTGCCGCAAAACGGTCGTCTGGGCGCGGACGCCCGCAATCACGTTCCCTATCTGCTCCTGGGGGCGGTATTTCACGATGTCCTGTTTTACCTGGAGCGTCCATGGGCCGGGGAACCAAAACCCATTCTCCGTTTGCCTCACCGGCTCCATGGCGGTGGGGGCCACGACCCATACGACCTGCTTCGTATCCAGGCCGCCCACGCCACGGAAACCCGCGCCCCCCAGGCCCGGGCCTTGCTCGCGGGCATGGCTTCCCACATCGGCGCGGACACGGCCATGCACCCTCTTATCCATTACCTCTGCGGCAACTATTACGCGGAGCCACTGGCCGTGGAACGACACCGGTTTCTGGAATCCTGCCTGGATTTGTCCATGGCCGGCAGCCGGACCGAACTTGGCCGCTATGCCCTGGCCGGACTGCTACGGCAGACCGACCCCCTGACCCATTGCGCGACAAAAGGACTGGCCGATCTGATTCGCTGCCGAGAAGCGGACGTATGTAATGCCCTGCAACGTGCCTGGACCATTTTCCGCCGAATGAATTCATTCTCCCTGTCCCGCGCCGGGAGTCTGGCCGCACAGTTACGCCCCAGGCTCCCCCGAAAACTACAAGTCCTGCGGGATATCCTGGCTCTGGCGATCCCGCCCCGGTCCATGGTGCTCCAGGAAACAGCAACGCTCTCCGGCCCGCTCCGCTACGCCCACCCGGTGACCGGCACACCGGAAACCGTCACATTCCACGCATTGCAGGCCCAAGCCCGGCAAAACACCCTGCATCTCTGGCACCAGCTGGAACCCCTGGCCTTTGGAGAAGCCGCCCCGGATTCCCTCGTTGGTCCCGGTCCAGGACTGGACAGCGGATTACCCGGCCTGGATATGCAGCACGCCGTCCACTTCGCCCAGCCGCGCTTTCCCGCAGTGTAA
- a CDS encoding trehalose 6-phosphate synthase — MGQGMEPTPIVDLKGFYERMHQTREVRVRAVADIAAGRVPDSALVRVLETTLEDLRNILRPDGKAELEVTPGRSMELDLGYEIGELEKDVLYLRQGEDALLTFLAQLHPDFSQEVSTALNVLQGRSFKAWITDRDGTTNNYCGRYNSSIQSAYNAVFLSRYARVHVGRSVFITSAPLRDPGIVNVSVNPDGSFIYAASKGRECLDLEGARRVFPIEPEKQALLDAFNARMETLLCEPAYGTFTLIGSGYQRKFGQTTIARQDITGTIPEDESKAFLAVIGQVVAEVDPEGRHFYIEDTGLDVEVILTVDDEQGGKDFSKAEGVAFLDQTFALDLQKGPNLVSGDTRSDLPLAQAVLERCPETWVVFVTRDEELAADVRRLTPSSLVVSRPDVLVTALGMLARSDV; from the coding sequence ATGGGCCAGGGCATGGAACCAACGCCGATTGTGGACTTGAAAGGGTTTTACGAGCGCATGCACCAGACCCGGGAAGTGCGCGTCCGGGCCGTGGCGGATATTGCCGCAGGCCGGGTGCCGGATTCCGCGCTGGTACGGGTGTTGGAAACAACGCTTGAGGACTTGCGAAACATCTTGCGTCCTGACGGAAAGGCGGAATTGGAGGTCACGCCCGGCCGATCCATGGAGCTGGATCTCGGGTACGAGATTGGCGAACTGGAAAAGGACGTGCTTTATCTTCGACAGGGCGAGGACGCTCTGTTGACCTTTCTGGCGCAATTGCATCCCGATTTTTCCCAGGAAGTCAGCACGGCACTGAATGTCTTGCAGGGGCGTTCCTTCAAAGCCTGGATTACGGACCGGGACGGCACCACCAACAACTATTGCGGGCGTTACAACTCGTCCATCCAATCCGCATACAATGCGGTCTTTCTTTCCCGCTATGCGCGGGTCCATGTGGGGCGCTCAGTGTTCATCACCTCTGCGCCCCTGCGCGACCCCGGCATCGTCAACGTCAGTGTGAATCCTGACGGGTCCTTCATCTATGCCGCGTCCAAGGGACGGGAGTGTCTGGACCTGGAAGGAGCGCGGCGGGTGTTTCCCATTGAGCCGGAAAAGCAGGCGCTGCTCGATGCCTTCAACGCGCGGATGGAGACCCTGCTTTGCGAGCCAGCGTATGGTACGTTTACGCTCATCGGTTCCGGGTATCAGCGGAAATTCGGGCAGACCACCATTGCCCGCCAGGACATCACCGGTACGATTCCCGAGGATGAGTCCAAGGCGTTTTTGGCCGTGATCGGCCAGGTGGTCGCGGAGGTGGACCCGGAAGGTCGTCATTTCTACATCGAGGACACAGGTCTGGATGTGGAGGTGATTCTTACGGTGGATGACGAGCAGGGCGGCAAAGATTTTAGCAAGGCCGAGGGCGTGGCGTTTTTGGACCAGACCTTTGCCTTGGACCTGCAAAAGGGGCCGAATCTGGTCAGTGGGGACACCCGCTCGGATCTGCCGCTGGCCCAGGCCGTGTTGGAACGGTGTCCGGAGACCTGGGTGGTCTTTGTGACCCGGGATGAGGAACTGGCGGCCGATGTGCGGCGGCTCACGCCCTCTTCTCTCGTGGTGTCGCGGCCGGATGTGCTGGTGACGGCATTGGGCATGCTGGCCCGTTCCGACGTATAA
- a CDS encoding beta-phosphoglucomutase family hydrolase, whose protein sequence is MSTSGPQGVIFDLDGVITGTARVHSMAWESMFNRYLQQVAERDGKPFQPFTAEDYLAYVDGKPRMQGVRSFLESRGIDLPFGDHDDSPDVETVCGLGNRKNLDFQKVLKEEGPDVFASSVELVRELKRRGIRVGVASSSRNCRLILELAGLDDLFETRVDGDVSLELGLKGKPDPDIFTTAAANLDLRPGQCVVVEDAISGVQAGCAGNFGLTLGVARETPGDVLLANGADLAVRDLGEISVDDLEDWFRNGLERDGWTFAYQGLDPENEKLREALTTVGNGYLGVRGALETERASEHHYPGTYLAGVFNKIPTPLHGRDIYNNDFVNCPNWLLMEFRVDQGEYISPMDMEVLSYSHALHLREAVLERRMVVKDNLGRITRLVSRRLASMADPHLLAQRLELTPVNWSGRVTVRSGIDGNIINDGVARYRQLNQQHLEFVKSGKAAGGVFLETRTTASGYHVAMSAKHVLFDEGRRIHGTREVCPDRAFIGEELSFPAGEGRCYAVDKLVSVYTSLDAEEPRRASVARLDRARSFRQLHAGHAKAWERLWDKADIKVGGDRLVQRTLRLHAYHLLVTASPHNRNLDAGMPARGLSGEAYRGHIFWDELYILPFYDLRFPEISKALLSYRYNRLEGARQYAREHGYEGAMFPWQTADGGEEETQEVHFNPKSGDWGPDLSRRQRHVSIAVFFNTWRYVHCTGDWNFMRRQGAELMLSIARFWGSIAQKDEATGQWHIDGVMGPDEFHESLPGSNREGLRDNAYTNVMSSWLLERAVDLLERLSPADRKRVAKRSGLRDEEPERWQEIARGLHVSLNEQGVIEQFAGYFGLDELDWDAYRAKYGDIHRLDRILKAEGDSPDHYKLAKQADTLMMFYALPPETIVDILGRLGHDVGDPATLLRRNYDYYEGRTSHGSTLSKVVHALISSYFGDDATAWQWFLEALVSDIHDSQGGTTLEGIHTGVMAGTLDIVTRYFAGVDVTGERLTIQPHLPAHWSELELKLRFRGDWYGLRLKPGKLRVTLLESSKDAVHLVVQGRSVELTPGRARTVTLDR, encoded by the coding sequence ATGTCGACCAGCGGACCGCAAGGTGTGATTTTCGATCTGGATGGCGTGATTACCGGAACGGCCAGGGTTCATTCCATGGCCTGGGAAAGCATGTTCAACCGATATCTGCAACAGGTGGCCGAGCGGGACGGCAAACCCTTCCAGCCCTTCACCGCGGAGGACTATCTTGCGTATGTAGACGGGAAGCCGCGCATGCAGGGGGTTCGGAGCTTTTTGGAGTCGCGGGGCATTGACCTGCCTTTCGGCGACCATGACGACAGCCCGGACGTGGAAACCGTTTGCGGCCTGGGCAATCGCAAGAATCTTGATTTTCAGAAGGTGCTCAAGGAGGAGGGACCGGACGTGTTTGCCTCCTCGGTGGAACTTGTGCGCGAATTGAAGCGGCGCGGCATCCGCGTGGGCGTGGCCTCGTCCAGCCGCAACTGCCGGTTGATTCTGGAATTGGCGGGATTGGATGATCTTTTCGAGACCCGGGTGGATGGAGACGTTTCCCTGGAATTGGGGCTGAAGGGCAAGCCGGATCCGGACATTTTTACCACTGCGGCGGCCAACCTCGACCTACGGCCCGGGCAGTGCGTGGTGGTGGAGGATGCTATCTCCGGCGTGCAGGCCGGATGCGCGGGAAATTTTGGCCTGACATTGGGGGTGGCCCGAGAGACGCCCGGGGATGTGCTTTTGGCCAATGGCGCGGATTTGGCCGTGCGTGATCTGGGTGAAATCAGTGTGGACGATCTGGAGGACTGGTTCCGCAACGGCCTGGAACGGGATGGCTGGACCTTTGCCTACCAGGGGCTGGATCCGGAAAACGAGAAGTTGCGAGAAGCCCTGACCACGGTGGGCAACGGATACCTCGGTGTCCGGGGGGCGTTGGAAACGGAGCGTGCTTCCGAGCACCACTACCCGGGGACATATCTGGCTGGTGTGTTCAACAAAATTCCCACTCCGCTGCATGGACGTGATATTTATAATAATGATTTTGTGAACTGCCCCAACTGGCTGCTCATGGAATTTCGGGTGGACCAGGGCGAATATATCAGCCCCATGGACATGGAGGTGCTTTCCTATTCCCATGCGCTGCACCTGCGTGAAGCCGTGCTTGAACGGCGTATGGTGGTCAAGGACAATCTTGGCCGCATAACGCGGTTGGTGTCGCGGCGGTTGGCCAGCATGGCGGATCCGCATCTGTTGGCCCAGCGGTTGGAATTGACCCCGGTGAACTGGTCCGGCCGGGTGACGGTGCGTTCGGGTATTGACGGCAACATCATCAATGACGGCGTGGCCCGGTACCGTCAACTCAACCAGCAGCACCTTGAGTTTGTGAAAAGCGGGAAGGCCGCGGGCGGCGTGTTTTTGGAAACGCGCACCACGGCTTCGGGCTATCACGTGGCCATGAGCGCCAAACACGTTCTGTTTGACGAGGGGCGGCGTATTCACGGCACGCGGGAAGTCTGCCCCGACCGTGCATTCATTGGTGAGGAGTTGTCCTTCCCGGCTGGAGAAGGCCGCTGTTACGCCGTGGACAAGCTGGTCAGCGTGTATACCTCGCTGGATGCGGAGGAACCGCGCCGGGCGTCCGTGGCCCGACTGGATCGGGCGCGTAGTTTCCGGCAGCTTCATGCCGGACACGCCAAAGCCTGGGAACGCCTGTGGGACAAGGCGGACATCAAGGTGGGCGGCGATCGGCTGGTGCAGCGCACCTTGCGGCTGCACGCCTATCACCTTTTGGTGACGGCCTCGCCGCATAACCGGAATTTGGATGCGGGCATGCCTGCGCGCGGACTTTCGGGCGAGGCCTACCGTGGTCATATTTTTTGGGATGAACTGTACATCCTGCCCTTCTATGATCTGCGTTTCCCGGAAATATCCAAGGCGCTGCTTTCCTATCGCTACAACCGGTTGGAGGGGGCGCGGCAGTATGCCCGCGAGCACGGATACGAAGGCGCTATGTTTCCCTGGCAGACCGCGGACGGTGGGGAGGAGGAGACCCAGGAGGTTCATTTCAACCCCAAAAGCGGGGATTGGGGACCGGACCTGTCGCGTCGCCAGCGTCATGTTTCCATCGCCGTATTCTTCAATACCTGGCGGTATGTGCACTGCACCGGAGACTGGAACTTCATGCGCCGTCAGGGGGCCGAGTTGATGCTCTCCATCGCCCGGTTTTGGGGGTCCATTGCCCAAAAGGACGAAGCCACGGGACAATGGCACATTGACGGCGTCATGGGACCGGATGAATTTCATGAATCCCTGCCTGGTTCCAATCGGGAGGGGCTGCGAGACAACGCCTACACCAATGTGATGAGTTCCTGGTTGTTGGAACGGGCTGTGGATCTTCTGGAGCGGCTTTCTCCGGCGGACCGCAAGCGGGTGGCGAAGCGGTCGGGTCTGCGTGACGAAGAACCCGAGCGCTGGCAGGAAATCGCCCGAGGACTGCACGTCAGCCTGAACGAGCAGGGCGTTATAGAACAGTTTGCCGGGTATTTCGGATTGGATGAGCTGGATTGGGACGCCTATCGCGCCAAATACGGGGACATCCACCGTCTGGACCGCATTCTCAAGGCCGAGGGGGATTCGCCGGACCATTATAAGCTGGCCAAACAGGCGGATACGTTGATGATGTTTTATGCTCTCCCCCCCGAAACCATTGTGGACATTCTTGGCCGACTCGGGCATGACGTGGGCGACCCGGCCACATTGTTGCGCCGGAACTATGACTATTACGAGGGGCGCACCAGCCACGGGTCTACGCTCTCCAAGGTGGTTCATGCGCTTATCTCCAGTTATTTCGGGGATGACGCCACTGCCTGGCAATGGTTCCTTGAGGCTCTGGTCAGCGACATCCACGATAGTCAGGGCGGCACCACGCTGGAAGGGATTCATACCGGCGTCATGGCCGGAACCCTGGACATCGTAACCCGCTATTTTGCCGGGGTGGACGTCACAGGGGAGCGTCTTACGATCCAGCCGCATCTTCCCGCGCATTGGTCCGAATTGGAGCTGAAACTCCGTTTTCGGGGTGATTGGTACGGCCTGCGGCTGAAGCCGGGCAAGTTGCGCGTCACCCTGTTGGAGTCGTCCAAGGACGCGGTACACCTTGTGGTGCAAGGGCGGTCCGTGGAGTTGACCCCGGGCCGGGCGCGTACCGTGACGCTGGACAGGTAG